In one Alnus glutinosa chromosome 14, dhAlnGlut1.1, whole genome shotgun sequence genomic region, the following are encoded:
- the LOC133856664 gene encoding umecyanin-like, whose protein sequence is MGSRMGLIGYFVIVVGILVRGATAKTVYEVGGSVGWTVPPNTSYYSTWATTNLQTFLLGDELSFNGTGTHTMVDVSKAYYDNCTTDIGIVFGSPIIFTPQTAGSYYIICTVDDHCTRGQKFSFTVIGSSAEQPTSAASSLSVSALFAVLSATVIYFLAFLYIN, encoded by the exons ATGGGCAGCCGCATGGGTTTGATCGGGTACTTTGTCATCGTGGTAGGTATACTTGTGAGGGGTGCAACAGCTAAAACAGTTTATGAGGTTGGGGGCAGCGTTGGCTGGACTGTTCCCCCAAACACCTCCTACTACTCCACCTGGGCTACCACAAATTTACAGACATTCCTTCTTGGCGACGAACTTT CATTCAACGGGACGGGGACGCACACCATGGTGGATGTATCCAAGGCTTATTACGATAACTGCACAACGGATATAGGTATAGTATTTGGTAGCCCAATAATATTCACTCCTCAAACCGCTGGTTCTTACTATATAATCTGCACCGTTGATGATCACTGTACACGAGGTCAAAAGTTTTCTTTCACCGTAATTGGATCGTCAGCTGAACAACCCACGTCCGCCGCTTCATCTCTAAGCGTCAGTGCCTTATTTGCAGTGCTCTCCGCCACAGTCATCTATTTCTTGGCTTTCctctatattaattaa
- the LOC133857781 gene encoding umecyanin-like: MGSRMGLIGCFVIVVSVLLRGATAATVYEVGDSLGWTVPPNTTYYSTWASTKTFFLGDKLSFNWTMGTHTVAEVSKADYDSCTKVSSYIGSPVIFTPPSTGSYYFICTVSDHCQLGQKLAFTVSAPNSNTVGSPPTESPTSAASSLSVGALFAVLLSAPVIYFLA; encoded by the exons ATGGGCAGCCGCATGGGTTTGATCGGGTGCTTCGTCATTGTGGTTTCTGTACTACTGAGGGGTGCAACTGCTGCAACAGTTTATGAGGTGGGGGACAGCCTCGGCTGGACTGTTCCTCCAAACACCACCTACTACTCCACCTGGGCCAGCACGAAGACATTCTTTCTTGGCGACAAACTTT CATTCAACTGGACAATGGGGACGCACACTGTGGCGGAGGTATCCAAGGCTGATTACGATAGCTGCACGAAGGTGTCATCTTATATAGGCAGCCCAGTCATATTCACTCCTCCGTCAACCGGTTCTTACTACTTCATCTGTACCGTGAGTGACCACTGCCAACTTGGTCAAAAGTTGGCTTTCACCGTTTCCGCACCAAACTCCAATACCGTTGGATCGCCGCCAACTGAATCGCCCACGTCCGCCGCTTCATCTCTAAGCGTCGGTGCCTTATTTGCAGTGCTGCTCTCCGCACCAGTCATCTATTTCTTGGCTTAA